Genomic DNA from Amycolatopsis alba DSM 44262:
GCGAGCATCGACTGCGTGACCGTGTTCGCGCGGACGGTCGACGAGGCGACGGCGGCGTTCGCCTGCCTGAGCGAGCCCCGTGACCTTCCGGTCGTGCACCGTCCTTTCCGGATCGGTGTGCCTCAGGAGCTCGGCCCGCTTCAGGAAGGGTGGGCCGAGGCGTTCTCCGCCGCGGCTCGCGACTTCCGTGACGCGGGCGCGGAGCTGGTCCCTGTCGACATATCGGCGTTCCTGGCCGCGGCGCGCCTGCTGTACGAGGGCGCTTTCGTGGCGGAGCGGTATTCGGCGGTCGGCGAGTTCGTCGACGCGCGTCCGGACGCTGTCGATCCGGCCGTGCGGCAGATCATCGGCGCGGCCAAGGACATCCCGGCACACCGGGTGTTCACCGACCTCGCGACACTCGACGGCCTTTCGCGGGAAGCGTCCGCCGTTCTGTCCTCCGTGGACTGCCTCCTGCTGCCCACGACGACGGAGCATCCGACGATCGCCGAGGTCCAGGCCGATCCGCTGGGCGTGAACGCCCGGCTGGGCCGGTTCACGAACTCGACGAACCTGCTGGGCCTGTCGTCGCTGGCCGTGCCGTCCGGAACGGTCGGCGGGCTGCCGTTCGGGGTGATGCTGGTCGGGGCCGCGTACGCCGACCGGATCCTCGCCGACGTCGCCCGCCTGGTACCGCCGCAGACGCGGATCGCGGTCGTCGGCGCCCATCTGCGCGGGCAGCCGCTGAACCACGAGCTGACCTCGCGGGGCGGCCGGTTCGTTTCCGCGGGGCCGACGGCGGCCGAGTACCGGCTCTACGCGCTGGACACCGTGCCGCCGAAACCCGGCCTCGTCCGGGTCGCTTCGGCAGGCGCGGCGATCGAGGCCGAGGTCTGGGACCTGCCGCTCGCGGGGTTCGGGGCGTTCGTGGCCGGGGTCCCCGCGCCGCTGGCGATCGGGAAGGTGCGGCTGGCCGACGGGAGCGAGGTGTCCGGGTTCGTCTGTGAACCGGCCGCGGTCACCGGCGCCGAGGACATCACTCGGCACGGCGGCTGGCTCGGGTACCTGAGCCACTCACCTGCCTGAAGTCCGTGAAGGACTCCTTGAGGGACTCTGAGTCCCTCAAGGAGTCCTTCACGGACCGGCCGGACCAGGGCGTTTCCGGTTTGGTTGGCATACCGGGGCATTCTGGGAAGAAGGTCACAAACCCTGGCGGCCCGCCGGGCGCGAGGTAGCTTCGGAGTGGTGTCCACCACATCCTCCTCCAGCCGCAGGACCGCGATCAGCGTGCTCGTGGCGCTGGGCCTCGTCGGGATCGCGATGGTGTCGCTGGGCGCCACAGGCTTCGCCGTCAAGCAGGTGAGCGGGCACCCGCTCGCGATCCTCGAAGAAGTCCCCGGACCTGACACCGGCCCGACGTGCGCCGTCGACAAACGGTACGTCGACGAGGCGACCTCCGGGATGCGCCCGGACGTGATCGAAGCGTGGAACACCCTGCGCGCCAAGGCCAAAGCCCAGAACGTCGAACTGTGCGTGAACGACGGCAAGCGCAGCCGGAGCCAGCAGCAGCAGGAGTTCGACAAGGCCGTCCAGCGGTTCGGCTCGGTGGAGCAGGCCAAGAAGTGGGCGCTGCAGCCGGAGACGTCCATGCACGTCAAGGGAATCGCCGTCGACATCCAGCCGCAGAATTCGGCGGCCTGGGTGGACAAGAACGGTGGCGCGCTCGGCTGGTGCCGTCGCTACGACAACGAGAAATGGCACTTCGAGTACGACCCGGCCTGGGCCACCGGCGGCTGCCCGCCCCGGCTGCCCAGCGCCACCGGCAACTAGCCCGAGACTCGCGCAAGCACGTGAGTTCCGGCTCCAAGCACGCGAGATCCGCGTCTGATCACGCGAGTTTCTCGACGACGTACTTCGCGGTCTCCGCGAGCAGCGCCTGGTCGTAAGGAGCGTCTTTGGCCGCCTTGCTGGACATGACGGCCATGACGATCGGCGGCTTGCCAGGCGGCCACACGACGGCGATGTCGTTCAGCGTTCCGTAGTCCCCGGTCCCGGTCTTGTCGGCGATGGTCCAGCCGGGCGGCAAGCCCGCACGGATCCGCTCGGCGCCGGTTGCGTTGCGCTGGAGCAGGTCGCGGAGGAAGTCGCGTTTGTCGGTCTCCAGCGTGTCGCCCAGCAGGATCCGCTGGTAGTCGGTGCCGAACGCCCGCGGTGTCGTGGTGTCGCGTGGATCCCCTGGGGTGGCTTCGGTGATCAGCGGTTCGATCCGGTCCATCCGCGTGACGGTGTCACCGAGGCCGCGCGTGAACGCCGTCAGTTCGGCGGGACCGCCCAGGTCCCGCAGCAGCAGGTTGCCCGCCGTGCCGTCGCTGAACCGGATGGCGGCGTCGCACAGCTGGCGGATCGTCATCCCGGTGGCCACGTGCTGCCCGGTGACCGGAGCGTGCTTCATCAGGTCGTCCCGTGAATAGCTGATCCGGGTTTCCAGGTGCGACAGCGGATTGCGCTGCAGGACGGCGGCCGCCGCGACCCCTTTGAACGTCGAGCAGAACGCGAACCGCTCGTCCGCGCGATGCTCGACCGTGCCGCCGCCCGCGGTGTCGAGCGCGTACACGCCGAGCCTGGCGTCGAACTTCTTCTCCAGCGCCAGCAACCGGTCGTGGAACTGCCGCGTGGGTGAAGGCGGCGGTGGTGGCGGCGCGGGAACGGACGACGGCGCGGGTGGCGCTCCTCGGGTGCAGGCGGCCAGCGGCACGAGCACCGCCATCCCCAGCAGCGCTCGGCGGGTGACGGCAAGCCCCGGCCTTGTCATCGTGATCCCTCCCCCTGATCACTTCGAACATAGCAACTTCCCCACGCCCGCCGGATCGGCCAAGCGGCCGAGGTGGATCAACCCGTGAGTGTGCCTTCCCC
This window encodes:
- a CDS encoding D-alanyl-D-alanine carboxypeptidase family protein; this translates as MVSTTSSSSRRTAISVLVALGLVGIAMVSLGATGFAVKQVSGHPLAILEEVPGPDTGPTCAVDKRYVDEATSGMRPDVIEAWNTLRAKAKAQNVELCVNDGKRSRSQQQQEFDKAVQRFGSVEQAKKWALQPETSMHVKGIAVDIQPQNSAAWVDKNGGALGWCRRYDNEKWHFEYDPAWATGGCPPRLPSATGN
- the atzF gene encoding allophanate hydrolase encodes the protein MSVLERVRAAYHRIARVDRPEIWIDLRPEADVLADAEKLEARRAAGESLPLYGKLAAVKGNIDVAGLPTTAACPEYAYLPDEDAPVVARLRAAGALILGTTNLDQFATGLVGTRSPHGAVRNAIDPAYVSGGSSSGSAVAVALGIADLALGTDTAGSGRVPAAFNGIVGLKPTRGLLPTTGVVPACASIDCVTVFARTVDEATAAFACLSEPRDLPVVHRPFRIGVPQELGPLQEGWAEAFSAAARDFRDAGAELVPVDISAFLAAARLLYEGAFVAERYSAVGEFVDARPDAVDPAVRQIIGAAKDIPAHRVFTDLATLDGLSREASAVLSSVDCLLLPTTTEHPTIAEVQADPLGVNARLGRFTNSTNLLGLSSLAVPSGTVGGLPFGVMLVGAAYADRILADVARLVPPQTRIAVVGAHLRGQPLNHELTSRGGRFVSAGPTAAEYRLYALDTVPPKPGLVRVASAGAAIEAEVWDLPLAGFGAFVAGVPAPLAIGKVRLADGSEVSGFVCEPAAVTGAEDITRHGGWLGYLSHSPA
- the bla gene encoding class A beta-lactamase, which translates into the protein MTRPGLAVTRRALLGMAVLVPLAACTRGAPPAPSSVPAPPPPPPSPTRQFHDRLLALEKKFDARLGVYALDTAGGGTVEHRADERFAFCSTFKGVAAAAVLQRNPLSHLETRISYSRDDLMKHAPVTGQHVATGMTIRQLCDAAIRFSDGTAGNLLLRDLGGPAELTAFTRGLGDTVTRMDRIEPLITEATPGDPRDTTTPRAFGTDYQRILLGDTLETDKRDFLRDLLQRNATGAERIRAGLPPGWTIADKTGTGDYGTLNDIAVVWPPGKPPIVMAVMSSKAAKDAPYDQALLAETAKYVVEKLA